In Desulfovibrio sp. Fe33, one DNA window encodes the following:
- the aroL gene encoding shikimate kinase AroL: MHKARNIYLIGPRACGKTSVGRALAERLGLKFVDTDHAFAEAVGMDIASFVEANGWDAFRDEESRTLEREAAPGGRVIGCGGGIVLRAENRAVLAGGLTLYLKTAPEELARRLSADPIASQRPSLTGKSLADEVREVLEERAHLYEGCAHHVVEGGDLDSVAERAYAIVKTFPERF, encoded by the coding sequence ATGCACAAGGCGAGGAACATCTATCTCATCGGGCCGCGCGCTTGCGGAAAGACCAGCGTGGGCCGTGCTCTGGCCGAACGGTTGGGGCTGAAATTCGTGGACACGGACCACGCCTTTGCCGAGGCCGTGGGCATGGACATCGCGTCGTTTGTCGAGGCCAACGGTTGGGACGCCTTTCGCGACGAGGAGTCAAGAACGCTCGAACGCGAAGCCGCGCCCGGCGGACGGGTTATCGGCTGCGGCGGCGGCATTGTCCTGCGCGCGGAGAACCGGGCCGTGCTGGCCGGGGGACTGACCCTCTATCTCAAGACCGCCCCGGAGGAGCTGGCGCGGCGGCTGTCGGCCGATCCGATCGCTTCCCAGCGTCCATCCCTGACCGGCAAATCTCTGGCTGACGAAGTCCGTGAGGTCTTGGAAGAACGCGCCCATCTGTACGAAGGATGCGCGCATCACGTCGTCGAAGGCGGGGACCTGGATAGTGTCGCGGAGCGGGCGTACGCGATCGTGAAGACCTTTCCCGAGCGTTTTTGA